Genomic segment of Ignavibacteriales bacterium:
TGCATATTAGGTCGGTAATCCCGCCTGTGAATGAAGAGGATAGGAAAATGTTTAATCACCTGAAATACAGTGTTATTCTTTTATTATTTAGTCTTATATCATCGGTTTATTCGCAACAGATGAATAATGAAATCAATCCGGACTATGTGAAATGGCTAGAACAAAAAGGAAGCGGGAACAGCGAACAATTTACCATTGATGGACATCCATTAGGGTACATTCCACCTCCTTATAAAATACATACAGAATTACCTGAATATTTAAAAAAACAATTAGCAAAAAAAGAGTCACTTCCTGCAAGTTTTGACTTGCGCAGTACCGGAGGATTAACCCCTGTAAAAGACCAAGGTACTTGTGGAGCGTGTTGGACATTTGCTACTATGGGTGCGATTGAATCTCGCTGGAAAGTTAATGGCAAAGGTACATACGACCTTTCGGAAGATAATTTGAATACATGTCATTCTCCTTTTTTAGTGGCTCCTTGTGAAGGGGGGAATTCTTCATATTCGTTAGCCTATTTATCAAGAGGCTCAGGACCAAAATCAGAAACAGATGATCCCTATAATGATAAACATACTACTGTCGATTGTCCCTCTGGTCTCAATCCTCAAGGTATAGTTACCTCAGGTTGGTTTATTCCCAAATCTGATCCAATACTAATAAAGAGCCTTATCCAACAATATGGTGCATTATCTACAAATATGTATTATACAGAATCATCGTACAATGCAAGTAATTATACTTATTATTATTCTGGAACTGCGGGTAACAATCATTCTGTGACACTCGTTGGATGGGATGATAATAAAGTTACGGCAGGAGGAACCGGTGCTTGGATAATTAAAAATAGTTGGGGAACAAGCTGGGGTGAAAACGGTTATTTCTATATTGCATATCAAGATACAAAAGTCAATAACGAAGTGACGTTATTTAAAGATTATATCGATTATAATCCAAATCAAACAATTTCTACATATTCGGAATCTGGATCGGTAGAGAGTGTAGGATATGGCACATCACAAGCATATGCCTTAGTGAAATTCATTGCAACGGGAAATGTCCAATTGATGAAAATTGGAACATATGTAACTTATCCAGGATCTGTTGTCAGTATGGAAGTCTATGATAATTTTGATGGTAGCAGTTCATTGACTGGATTATTGGGATCAATTTCGAGTCAGACTTGCACCTATACAGGATATTACGCCTTTGATTTTTCTTCTCCAATAAACATTTCAAATGGGAATAATTATTATGTAAAAATTAGTTATCAAACACCAGGTTGGAATTATCCAATTCCCATTGAAGCGTATATTGCTGGTTATAATAATCCTACCTTCGAAACAGGAAAATGTTGGATAAGTTCAGGAGGATCAACTTGGTCTTCGTTGGGTAATAATGAGGATCTATGTGCTTATGCTTATACAAGTACGAACATTGCCCCTAATGCACCCACAGTAACAACGACAACTGCTACAAACATAACCAGTACAAGTGCATCATCTGGAGGAAATGTAACCTCTGACGGAGGAGCTACTATAACAGTCCGGGGAGTATGTTGGAGTACAGGTAGTAATCCCACATTAGGTAATAGTCATACATCGGATGGAACAGGCACCGGAACATTTACAAGCAGTATAACCGGATTGAGTCCTGGAATCCTGTATCATTACAGGGCATATGCAACCAACTCTGCGGGGACCAGCTACGGAAGCGAGCTCACATTTACAACAACTTCTTCAACACCAACAATAACAATATCGCCAACTTCATTACCATATTTTGGAAATGTCGTAGTAGGCCAGAATTCATCATCTCAATCCTACACAGTTTCGGGTAGTAATCTGACAGCAAATATTGCGATTCAAGCACCAACTGGATTTCAAGTATCGTTAAACTCAATATCTGGATTTGCAAGTTCACTAAACCTAACACAATCTGGTAGTACGGTTCCTAGCACAACAATTTATGCAAAATTCAGTCCGATGAGTGCCGGATTTCAATCGGGGAATATTTCACATACAAGCTCAGGTGCGACGACTAAAAATATTTCAATTAGTGGAACTGGTACGGCGGTTTCGACATCAGCAGTTTTATCCTTCACTCCAACATCCGGTCCCATTGGAACAACAGTTACCATCACCGGCTCAAACTTTAGTACAACTCCAGCAAATAATATTGTATACTTTGGCGCAGTAAGTGCACAGGTATCTTCTGCCACCCAAACGCAGCTTGTTGTCGCTGTTCCAACCGGAGCGACGTACCAGCCAATTTCTGTAACAGTAAATGGATTAACGGCATACGCAAATGCTCCCTTTATTGTAACTTTTCCAAGTTCACAAATTATAGATACATCATCCTTTGCCTCAAAATTAGATTTCACAACAGGATCGGCTCCCATTGGCGGTGTGATATGTGATGTGGATGGAGACGGCAAACCAGACCTCGTTGTTACAAACGCGAACAGCAATACTGTTTCGGTCTTCAGGAACACAAGCGCTTCCGGAGTTATGACGGCAAGCTCCTTTGCTCCAAAGGTTGACTTCACGACGGGATCGCATCCATACGGTGTTGCTATCGGTGATGTGGATGGAGACGGTAAACCAGACCTCGTTGTTATAAACGCGAACAGCAACACTGTTTCGGTCTTCAGGAACACAAGCTCTTCCGGTTCCATTACAACAAGCTCCTTTGCTCCAAAGGTTGACTTCACGACGGGGCCGTCTCCCGTTAGTGTTACTATCTGTGATGTGGATGGAGATGGCAAACCAGACCTCGTTGTTACAAACGCGAGCAGCAATACTGTTTCGATCTTCAGGAACACAAGCTCTTCCGGAGTTATGATGGCAAGCTCCTTTGCTCTAAAGGTTGACTTCACGACGGGATCGTATCCATACGGTGTTGCTATCGATGATGTGGATAGAGACGGCAAACCAGATCTCGTTGTTACAAACGCGAGCAGCAATACTGTTTCGGTCTTCAGGAACACAAGCTCTTCCGGTTCCATTACTGCAAGTTCCTTTGCATCTAAGGTTGACTTCACAACGGGAACGACTCCCGTTGGTGTTGCTATCTGTGATGCGGATGGAGACGGCAAACCTGACCTCGTTGTTACAAACGCGAACAGCAATACTGTTTCGGTCTTCAGGAACACAAGCTCTTCCGGAGTTATGACGGCAAGCTCCTTTGCTCTAAAGGTTGATTTCACGACGGGATTGTATCCATGCGGTGTTGCTATCGGTGATGTGGATGGAGACAGCAAACCTGACCTCGTTGTTACAAACGCGAACAGCAATACTGTTTCGGTCTTCAGGAACAGAAGCGATTCCGGAGTTATGACGGCAAGCTCCTTTGCTCCAAAAGTTGACTTCACGACGGGATCGTATCCATACGGTGTTGCTATCGGTGATATGGATGGAGATGGTAAACCAGACTTCGTTGTTACAAACGCGAACAGCAATACTGTTTCGGTATTGCGGAACACGATCCTTGCCATCAACACATACACATTAGCGGTAACTGCAGTTAACGGAACAGTAACCAAGAATCCTGATCAGGTGAATTATAATTACGGATCGACAATTACATTAACAGCGACACCAAATCAAGGTTATACATTTACTGGTTGGAGCGGAGATACAAGTGGTTCGACTAATCCGCTAACATTAACAATGAATGGTAATAAAAAAATTACAGCAAACTTTAAAACAACCAATGACGGAATCAGTTGGGTAAAACAATCAAGCGGTACAAGTGATTGGCTAAGCTCTGTTGATTTTATCGATGAGAATACAGGGTGGGTTGTGGGACAAACCGGCGACATTACCAATGTCGGTAGCATAATCCTAAAAACAACTGATGGAGGAACCGCTTGGATAAGTCAATCAAGCGGGGTAAGCAGTTGGTTATTCTCAGTTGATTTTATAGACCAGAGTACTGGTTGGACTGTAGGTCAATCTGGCACAATTCTTAAGACTACAAATGGAGGAACTAATTGGATAAGCCAATCAAGTGGTGTTAGTGACTGGTTACGTTCAGTCCATTTTATTGACCAGAATATCGGTTGGGTAGTCGGTGATGGTAGTACAATTCTTAAAACAACCAACGGCGGAATTAATTGGGTTAGACAATCAAGTGGCATCAGTGATTGGTTAAGTTCGGTTGACTTTGTTGATCAAAATGCCGGGTGGGCTGTGGGACAGTCCGGCGCTATCATCAAAACAACCGACGGGGGAAACAGTTGGATAAGTCAATTAAGCGGAACAAGTGGTAATCTACAATCCGTTGATTTTATTGATCAGAATACTGGTTGGATAGTAGGAGTATTTTTAAATTCTTCTGGTGTTGTACTTGGACCCATTCTTAAGACGACCGACGGAGGAGCTAATTGGATAAATCAAACTAACGGAAATGATAAATTTTTGTATTCAGTTCATTTTATTGATCAGAATACTGGTTGGGCTGTGGGTTCTTTAGGTCTGATACTCAAAACAACCAATGGTGGTAATAATTGGATAAGTCAAACAAGCGAGATAAATACAGCGTTAAACTCTGTTTATTTTGTAAATAATACAGGCTGGGCTGTTGGGGAAGCTGGCACAATCCTTAAGACAACCAACGGCGGTGTTACTTTTGTAAAAGATGCTAAGACAGAAATACCAGATCAATTTGTTTTATACCAGAACTATCCGAACCCGTTCAATCCAAATACAAGGATAGAATATGGAATATCGAAAGCATCTCATATAACAATTAAAATATTTGATATACTGGGAAGAGAAGTCGCAACACTTATCAACGAAGTGAAATCGGCAGGAATATATACCACAACATTTAATGCGGCAAAAATGTTGAGCGGGATTTATTTTTATCGATTGCAGGCTGGAAATTTTGTTGAAACGAAAAAACTTGTTTTGCTGAAATAGTATCACCTGACACCAATTGCACTCCGCTGTCCGGTCAAAGTAGAAAAAGTGTAAAAAGAAATGAAACTTAAATCAAGAGTGTGTTACTTTCTGAAAGAATCGAGCCGCCGGCGTGATGGGAACGCTAACCGTTTTAAAAAAGGAAAGAGTCAAGTAAAATAAATCCTCGTCAATCCAGAAATCGTCAACAGGAGTAATTTTATCTTTCTTGATTGCTTCGCTTGCGCTCTAACGAAAATATATTTTCTAATAATAAAAAGTCTTTCTCCGATTTTAATCATATTCTTCTCCGTTTTTCACAGTTAACCTCTAAAATATCAACTTGTAAATAATTGGATATTGCTCTAATGTTTTTTTGAACTTCGGCTAATTTATCTTCAAGTATTTTAAGGCGGGAAGCGATGCTTAATCTTTGCATTGCCGCAATATAAATTCTATAATGACAAAATAATTCGCCAAATTTATGGATCAGTTCATGATGCTTTTGTTTGTAGGAATGAAAGATGTCAAACATATAAATAGAAAGCACAAACGGGAGGGTATTACCCCTCGCGTGTGCGAATTATTACTTAATGATATGTTTCGCCAAATGGTGTTATCATATCCGTCTTATTTCATTATAGCATATCCCGCAAAACGCCAAATGCTTCAAGGACATACTTCTTTATTTCCGCCAAACCTATCATAGTTTTAAATTGGTCTGATATTAGTTTTACCTTTCGGATTGGCATTTTTAATCTCTTGCCTGTTTCTGTGCAAGTCAATTTTAAAATAAAGCGATACAGAAATATACTGCGCTCCTCGTGCGTCATCTCGTCTATATATGTTAGATAAAAATCGTTATTCATATTTTTGTTTAACAGTGTATATTAACACATCCAAATATTATGTCAAGTAGTGATATAGGGTTAAGCTGTTAATAAAAAAGCCCTGTTTTATTCAGGGCTATTAAGGTTAGGCAACCTTGACGAAAGTTTTATTAGCGAGACGGACAACTATGTTATCGGGCTCAGGGTGATGAACAATTACACAAAAGAACTTGGATAACTGCTCGGCTTGGATGTCGGTCATAGTCTTACCGATAAGGGAAACAGAGGGGTCGCCTTTCTTGATAAGCTCAAGCGTTTCCCAAATAGATACAGTCAGATGAACCACCTCGGACGCGGCGCGGTTTCCGTTATAAAGAGTTCTCTTAAACCCTTTTGGGAAAAACCATTCATCAGTCTTGGGGTTGTAAGCGACATAGCCGGAATGATTGCCGTTTTCATCATACATCTTAAAAGCAATCCGACCGGAAATAATGCTATGCTGCTTGACGAGGCCGATTTCGTATTTCTTAGCCATTTCTTCGGAGATCCCTTTGTCCTCAAGGAATTTACAATAGTGTAATTCCAGATTAGGCAATTCCCGTTTTGGTTCTTTCGGTGTCGTCAAGAAATGGTCTTTCAAATCCTTGGCTGCCATTCTTAAATCAACTCCTTTCTGTTGCGCCAAAAAGTTAATGATGCTTCCTTTATCTTCTCCAATTGGATTAAAGTAAAGGTTTTTAGAAGTGGTGATTACGAATCTCTCGCCCTTCAATTCTCCGTTTGTCGTGGTGTAAGGGATATTGAGCCAATCCAAAACATCTTTGAATTGTATCTTCTGGCTAATCTCTTGGAAATTGAGGTATTCCATAGAAGCTCCTTTCTTTTTAATGGACTACTTCTATTATACCATATAAAGCAAAAGACCGGCATGAGCCGGTCCTTCGTCATCAAATCGAAACGCAAATAATATCTATTCAGTTTCAGCCAAAGACTAAATAAATATTATAGTTCAACCGCTGGCCGTTAATCGCATTGATAGGAGTCATCAAATGCTCCGTTAGCTTCCGCTCACAATACGACTTATCTGTGCTTGGTGACAAGTCAAACTAAGATTCGGTTTTTCGCCTATCTCTGCGTTTCTATATCTATTATACCATTATCCAGTCATCAGACAAGAAATTATATGTTGGTTCTTGTTCTGTTGGGGTGGTTTGGCTTGGGATTGGTTCTGTTTGATTGGGAAGAGGGGGAAAAGTTTTGATATGGCTGTTGCTTGTTCCTAATCTCGTAAAAGCGTGGTAATCCGGCAAGTCCATTATTTCGGATTCCTTAACTCTCAGAATATCGGCTAATCTCTTTGCTTCAGTGTCGCCGCAATTAAAAACAATATAAGAACCGACTATTCCGAATATTGAGCTTAATACCTTTGGTTCTATTTCCAAAAAATCGTGGTGAGAAAGAGTGAATCCAACTTGGCAACTTCTGGCAAATTGTAATAGGGAAGGGAAGCTGGAATTGACGCTTGTCTGAAATTCATCAATGTAAATCATCAAAGGTTTCTTGATCGTGTTATTCTTGATATAGGAAAAAACTGAATAGAGAATCAGAGCAGATAAGAACCTCTGGTTGTCGTTGTCGCTGGTGGCGGTATTAACAAGTAAGGACTGACCCTGTTCTATGATAGAAGAAATATCAAACTCGTTTTCTCCTGTCGTAAGAAATTGGCTCATCTCTTCATTATCAAGAAATTGAGAAAGACGGCTTGATATGCTTCCCATTGTGTTTATATAATCGCTCGTTTTTTTAAATCCGCTTTTCTTGGTGTCTTCTATTTCGTTGAACCATTTCCGAGTGGCTGGCTCGGAAAATGGATAACGCTCTCTGACATCCTTAAAACTCAAAAATTCATTTAAAAACTTAAGATTGCGGTCTTCTTCTTTAAATCCCTTAATCGCTTTGGAGAGTATCTCTTTCATACGAACGGTCGCCTCCGGATTTATAGAGGTGGCTGTAATCATAATATCCATAACATCTGTAAATTCTCGGATAAGAGTATCTACTTTATACCCGCGGCGTCTTAAAGGGTTTATCTTGACAGGGTTATTAAAGGAAACATAACGAGCATTAGGATTTATCAGTTTGTTGACGCTGTCGCCTTTCGGATCTATGAAGATAACGGATAGCCCATACTTCATATCATAGTCGGCCATTCGTTCCATTAGAACGGATTTTCCCATACCCGTCTTGCCGATTATGTATGTGTGGTTAAATCTTTGATTAAGATTTGTTATATATGGCAACTCAAGGTGAATATCTTCTAATGAACCGAGTTTTAGTAAATACTTATTCACGCGTGGCAGCCTTGTCTCTTTCATATTTAAAATTAAGAACCTCTGCTTCGGTAAACTTACTTTTCGCCTCCGCCTTTTTATAGGCAGTTTCCTGTTTCATCTTATTCAGTGTTTCTTCCGCTAATTTGCGTTTCATATCAAAATCTTCTATCGAAGATGTAACACCACTGCCAAATAAAGAAATAAGTATAAGGGTTTGAGAGGGAGTGATGTTTTCTGTGTCTAAATCCTGAACAATTTTTTTATATAATTCAATAACTTGTTTTTTTACTTTTCCATCAAACTTAGCTTGCCATTTTTCCAGATAGATATGAGTTTCATTGATGTTTTTCCTATTGGTGGCATCCATTATGCGTTCTTCTTTTGCTGTCTCACGTTCGGCCATTTCCATTTGATGACGGTCTTTATCTCTTTGAAGTTCATCTTGCTGTCTTTGTAGTTCAATCCTTTCTTTCTCTAGCCTGATTTTCATTAATTCTGTATCTGTTTTGAGGGCAGTAAGTTCATTTTCGTATTTATCTTGCAATAACTTTAAGTTATTATCAGATATTATTGATTGTCTTTTTAATTCATTTAACTCGGTGTGGGCAAGATGATTAATCTTATCATAACTGATTAATGCATCTACTTTCAAACGAATAAAAGATTGACCGGTGTCCGCTATACTCCGAATATATTGATTTAATAACCTAACTCTTTCAACATCCAATTCTAAACGTCTATTTCCCCATCCCTTAAAAAATATCGGTGTGGGAGAAGTTAGGGTATTCTGGAGTTCTCCGATCAATGATTGTAGATTAACTTCCGATAAATTAATTTCTTTTTTGGTCGGAAGATTGTCATCTGTGGGTTCAAGTAATGACATAATTTTATCCTTGTTATAAAGGTCTTTATAACTTGTTAATGATGCTAAATAATATGTAATAGCTAAAGTTCCAAAAATAAGAAGTGGCCAAATAAAAAAACTGGAATATTCTACACCCAACAAATTAAAGAGGAAATGTCCGATTGCTTCGGTAGAGATAAAAAATATATTAATAACTAAAAAGATAAGACAAAGTGAAATAAATACAATAAGAAATATAGCACCCAAAATTTTCATAAATAATCTATTTATTAAATATTTTGTGATACCCAAAATTATGTCTTATCACTTTTTCATAATCCGATTTTACATAGTAAAATTGGAGTGTATCTCTATAAAATGTAATACCCATATCGTCTATTTGATTCTCGTAAACGACAAAGTCATGTTTCCAAAAAAAAGAAAAATTATAAAGATGTTCATCGTGTCTAAATTTTAAAATACAATTTTTATCGCAAATTATCGAAAAGTGATAAAATATATAATGAGTATAATTAACATCGTTGATAAATAGACCCTTATCATCAAAATCACAATCAAATTTGTAAAGAACATTCTTTTTTAGTGATACCTCGCTGGTATAAAAATAATTATCACTATATCGAGTTGCTCCTTTTATTGGTTTTCGTCCATATAAAAAACCAATAAGTAAGACAAGAATAAATAAAAACGTAAAAACGAACCCTAATAATCTAAACTTGTTTTTTAATAAATTCATAAACTACTTAAAAAATTAAATCCTTGTCCAAAATCTTTTTTTAATTTACAAACAAACACGACAGAAAACTTAAAGGTATTTATAGAAGGAACGGGCAAATCTAAATGATAAGATTTTTCTTTCCAATAATTATAAACTCTCTTGTCGCGGGCAAGTTTCAAATAGTTGATCCTCTTACTCTCAAGCCAATCACTCCAACCGGCCTTACTCGCTTCTATTTCTAAAAATTCTAACTTATAAGCCTTATCATTAGCTCTAACAAGTAAAGCGTCTGGCCTTAAGTAATCAAAAGAAGGGTAGAGCAACGCCTTGAAGTCTGGAAGTTTAAGGGCTTGGATAAAAACCTCGGTGTTGTTAAGCTCGTTTATACCGCCTTCTCCGTTAAAGTTCTTAGGCACGGCTCTGGTATCGTAGCCCGCTTCTTTTAGAATATCTAAACTCCTAGGAGTGGACACATAGACGCCGTTGGCGGTCAGATTCAAAAGTCCTAATCCTACAAGCCGATCAAGTTTCTTTGTAGAGCAAATCTTAGAGTATCGGGAATTAATTAACTTAATGTCTGACTGCCGGACATACTTAAGCAATCGGATATGATAAAGCATATCCCAAAGTAGTTTGAAACTTCCGCCGCTTTCTAATGGGATTATGTCTCTTAAGTCGTTTTTTAATTCCGATAGCTCCACCTGTAAAAGATATATAAAAAACCTGTAAATCTCTTGTGTGGATACAGAATAATCAGGTGGTCGCAAATTACAGGTAAAAACAAAAACCCCCTTTGTTAGTGAGGTATAATTATAAATTTACAGGTTGCTATATAAGGCGTGAGAATGGAAGGCCGGAGGTCGAGCGCTCCGTTTCGTGCGGAGGGTGAGAAAACGATGGCCTTTGATTCTAGGGAGTGGCATCGGGATATACAAAAAACAGGCTTACGCCCGTTTATTGCCGACTTTGATGTAATTAGCAGTCAAAGTCTCTTCTGTTGTTATAATAACTCCGTTA
This window contains:
- a CDS encoding FG-GAP-like repeat-containing protein translates to MFNHLKYSVILLLFSLISSVYSQQMNNEINPDYVKWLEQKGSGNSEQFTIDGHPLGYIPPPYKIHTELPEYLKKQLAKKESLPASFDLRSTGGLTPVKDQGTCGACWTFATMGAIESRWKVNGKGTYDLSEDNLNTCHSPFLVAPCEGGNSSYSLAYLSRGSGPKSETDDPYNDKHTTVDCPSGLNPQGIVTSGWFIPKSDPILIKSLIQQYGALSTNMYYTESSYNASNYTYYYSGTAGNNHSVTLVGWDDNKVTAGGTGAWIIKNSWGTSWGENGYFYIAYQDTKVNNEVTLFKDYIDYNPNQTISTYSESGSVESVGYGTSQAYALVKFIATGNVQLMKIGTYVTYPGSVVSMEVYDNFDGSSSLTGLLGSISSQTCTYTGYYAFDFSSPINISNGNNYYVKISYQTPGWNYPIPIEAYIAGYNNPTFETGKCWISSGGSTWSSLGNNEDLCAYAYTSTNIAPNAPTVTTTTATNITSTSASSGGNVTSDGGATITVRGVCWSTGSNPTLGNSHTSDGTGTGTFTSSITGLSPGILYHYRAYATNSAGTSYGSELTFTTTSSTPTITISPTSLPYFGNVVVGQNSSSQSYTVSGSNLTANIAIQAPTGFQVSLNSISGFASSLNLTQSGSTVPSTTIYAKFSPMSAGFQSGNISHTSSGATTKNISISGTGTAVSTSAVLSFTPTSGPIGTTVTITGSNFSTTPANNIVYFGAVSAQVSSATQTQLVVAVPTGATYQPISVTVNGLTAYANAPFIVTFPSSQIIDTSSFASKLDFTTGSAPIGGVICDVDGDGKPDLVVTNANSNTVSVFRNTSASGVMTASSFAPKVDFTTGSHPYGVAIGDVDGDGKPDLVVINANSNTVSVFRNTSSSGSITTSSFAPKVDFTTGPSPVSVTICDVDGDGKPDLVVTNASSNTVSIFRNTSSSGVMMASSFALKVDFTTGSYPYGVAIDDVDRDGKPDLVVTNASSNTVSVFRNTSSSGSITASSFASKVDFTTGTTPVGVAICDADGDGKPDLVVTNANSNTVSVFRNTSSSGVMTASSFALKVDFTTGLYPCGVAIGDVDGDSKPDLVVTNANSNTVSVFRNRSDSGVMTASSFAPKVDFTTGSYPYGVAIGDMDGDGKPDFVVTNANSNTVSVLRNTILAINTYTLAVTAVNGTVTKNPDQVNYNYGSTITLTATPNQGYTFTGWSGDTSGSTNPLTLTMNGNKKITANFKTTNDGISWVKQSSGTSDWLSSVDFIDENTGWVVGQTGDITNVGSIILKTTDGGTAWISQSSGVSSWLFSVDFIDQSTGWTVGQSGTILKTTNGGTNWISQSSGVSDWLRSVHFIDQNIGWVVGDGSTILKTTNGGINWVRQSSGISDWLSSVDFVDQNAGWAVGQSGAIIKTTDGGNSWISQLSGTSGNLQSVDFIDQNTGWIVGVFLNSSGVVLGPILKTTDGGANWINQTNGNDKFLYSVHFIDQNTGWAVGSLGLILKTTNGGNNWISQTSEINTALNSVYFVNNTGWAVGEAGTILKTTNGGVTFVKDAKTEIPDQFVLYQNYPNPFNPNTRIEYGISKASHITIKIFDILGREVATLINEVKSAGIYTTTFNAAKMLSGIYFYRLQAGNFVETKKLVLLK
- a CDS encoding DUF87 domain-containing protein; amino-acid sequence: MNKYLLKLGSLEDIHLELPYITNLNQRFNHTYIIGKTGMGKSVLMERMADYDMKYGLSVIFIDPKGDSVNKLINPNARYVSFNNPVKINPLRRRGYKVDTLIREFTDVMDIMITATSINPEATVRMKEILSKAIKGFKEEDRNLKFLNEFLSFKDVRERYPFSEPATRKWFNEIEDTKKSGFKKTSDYINTMGSISSRLSQFLDNEEMSQFLTTGENEFDISSIIEQGQSLLVNTATSDNDNQRFLSALILYSVFSYIKNNTIKKPLMIYIDEFQTSVNSSFPSLLQFARSCQVGFTLSHHDFLEIEPKVLSSIFGIVGSYIVFNCGDTEAKRLADILRVKESEIMDLPDYHAFTRLGTSNSHIKTFPPLPNQTEPIPSQTTPTEQEPTYNFLSDDWIMV